From Chryseobacterium shandongense, the proteins below share one genomic window:
- a CDS encoding GbsR/MarR family transcriptional regulator, translating to MKLSEAKEKYIQTWGTFATNWGINRTMAQVHALLLATGKPLSTDEVMEQLEISRGNANMNLRALMDWGIVRKEFIKGDRKEYFVAEKDVWFLFKQITKERRKREIEPVISFLEELKSIEDKDSEGAKEFIKLMDDFSSVTGKINNIMDLAIKSDDHWLVGKITNLLK from the coding sequence ATGAAACTTTCAGAAGCAAAAGAAAAATATATCCAGACTTGGGGAACATTTGCGACCAATTGGGGAATCAACCGTACCATGGCGCAGGTTCATGCTTTGCTTTTGGCAACCGGAAAGCCGCTTTCTACCGATGAAGTAATGGAGCAGCTTGAAATTTCAAGGGGAAATGCCAACATGAATCTCCGTGCGTTGATGGACTGGGGAATTGTTAGAAAGGAATTTATAAAAGGTGATCGTAAAGAATATTTTGTTGCCGAAAAAGACGTTTGGTTTTTATTTAAGCAGATTACAAAAGAACGCAGAAAAAGGGAGATTGAACCGGTTATTTCTTTTTTGGAAGAACTAAAAAGTATTGAAGATAAAGATTCCGAAGGAGCAAAAGAGTTCATCAAGTTAATGGACGATTTCAGCTCGGTAACAGGAAAAATTAACAATATCATGGATCTCGCCATAAAAAGCGACGATCATTGGCTGGTTGGGAAAATTACCAATTTGTTAAAGTAA